Proteins encoded by one window of Yersinia massiliensis:
- the dppD gene encoding dipeptide ABC transporter ATP-binding protein, which produces MALLNVDKLSVHFGDEGAPFKAVDRISYSIDQGQVVGIVGESGSGKSVSSLAIMGLIDFPGKVMADKLEFNGRDLTKISEKERRQLVGSEVAMIFQDPMTSLNPCYTVGFQIMEALKVHQGGNRKTRHQRAVDLLTLVGIPDPASRLDVYPHQLSGGMSQRVMIAMAIACRPKLLIADEPTTALDVTIQAQIIELLLELQQRENMALLLITHDLALVAEAAHHIIVMYAGQVVETGKSSEIFRAPRHPYTQALLRALPEFAQDKARLASLPGVVPGKYDRPEGCLLNPRCPYANDRCRREEPELLGPAGRQVKCHTPLDDAGRPTL; this is translated from the coding sequence ATGGCACTTTTAAATGTAGATAAATTGTCGGTGCACTTCGGTGACGAAGGTGCGCCGTTCAAGGCCGTAGACCGTATCAGTTACAGCATTGATCAAGGGCAGGTGGTCGGGATTGTCGGTGAGTCTGGCTCCGGTAAATCGGTCAGTTCACTGGCTATCATGGGGCTAATCGATTTCCCCGGCAAAGTCATGGCTGACAAACTGGAATTCAATGGCCGCGACTTGACCAAGATTTCAGAAAAAGAGCGGCGTCAGTTGGTGGGCTCGGAAGTGGCGATGATCTTCCAAGACCCGATGACCAGCCTTAACCCATGCTACACCGTCGGTTTCCAAATTATGGAAGCGCTGAAGGTGCATCAGGGGGGGAACCGTAAAACGCGTCATCAACGGGCGGTAGACCTGCTCACATTGGTCGGTATTCCTGATCCGGCTTCGCGTTTGGACGTATATCCGCACCAGCTTTCTGGCGGGATGAGCCAGCGCGTCATGATCGCCATGGCGATCGCGTGTCGACCAAAATTACTGATCGCTGATGAACCCACAACGGCGCTGGATGTGACCATTCAGGCGCAAATCATTGAGCTACTGCTGGAATTACAGCAGCGTGAAAATATGGCGCTGTTGTTGATTACCCATGACTTGGCTCTGGTCGCCGAAGCGGCCCATCACATTATTGTGATGTATGCCGGCCAGGTGGTGGAAACCGGTAAATCATCAGAAATTTTCCGCGCGCCGCGACACCCGTATACGCAGGCATTACTGCGTGCCTTACCGGAGTTTGCTCAGGATAAAGCGCGGCTTGCCTCATTACCGGGTGTGGTGCCGGGTAAGTATGACCGCCCTGAAGGCTGCCTACTTAACCCACGCTGCCCGTATGCCAATGATCGTTGCCGCCGTGAAGAGCCTGAACTGCTGGGGCCAGCGGGGCGTCAGGTTAAATGCCATACACCGCTCGATGATGCGGGGAGGCCGACCCTATGA